The following nucleotide sequence is from Pseudomonas sp. RC10.
GGTGCGCCCGTTACCGGGGTAAAGGCTGATGCCGATGCTCACCGTGACTTGCAGGTCATGGTCCTGCACGTTGAACGGCCTGCCCACCAGACTGACCTGACGGGACGCCACGGTGGTTGCGTCGTCGACTTCTTCCAGTTCCACCAGCAACACGAATTCATCGCCGCCGATACGGGCCAGCGTGTCATGGCGATGGAAGTTGTCGCGCATGCGCAACGCCACCTCGCGCAACAGCTGGTCGCCGACGTGGTGCCCAAAGGCGTCATTGACCGGCTTGAAGCCGTCCAGGTCCATGAACATCAGGGCGAACAGACCGCCTTGGGAATCCACCTTGCGCATGGCCTGCTCGATGCGGTCTGCCAGCAGAATGCGGTTGGGGAGCCCGGTCAGGGTGTCATGGAGCGCCAGTTGGGTCAGTTCGCGATTCGCTTCACTCAGTGACTCGGCCAGTTGAGCGGTACGGGCTTCGAGGCGCGCGTCCAGCACCGACGTCAGCAAGGTGATCGCCAGGACCGCGAGGGTGGTGATCAGCACCAGTTTGTCCAGGCCGTCCGTGCGCAGCCCCGTGGCCGCCGCGCCGCAGAAACTGCCCTCGGGAAAGTTGGCCGCCGCCATGCCGGTGTAATGCATGCCGACGATGGCGAAGCCCATGACCACGGCCGCCCCGCCGCGCATCAGGCGGATATAGGGGGTTTCTTTACGCAATCTCAGGGCGATCCACAACGCGGCGCCGGACGCCGTGACCGCGATGATCAGCGACGCGCCGAACAGCGCCGGGTCGTAGTCGATGCCCGGCTGCATGCGCAGCGCCGCCATGCCGGTGTAGTGCATGGTGCTGATGCCAACGCCCATGGCCAGCGCGCCGAACACAACGTGCAGCAACGGCACGCGCTCTTGGCTCACCAGCCACAAGGCCAGGCCGGAAGACAGCACAGCGAGCAGCAGGGAAAGCAGGGTCAGGGCAAGGTCGAAACCCAGGTCGATGGGCAGTTTGAACGCCAGCATGCCGATGAAGTGCATTGACCAGACGCCAATGCCCATGGACAGCGCGCCGCCCAGAATCCACAGGGGTTTGGCCCTGCCTTTGGCGGTGGAAATGCGGCCGGCAAGGTCGAGCGCCGTGTACGACGCCAGGATCGCCACAAGGATGGAAACCAGGACCAGCGAAAAGGTGTAGTGTCCAATCAACATGGGCGTAACTCGCGACTCAACGACAAGGGCCAGATGGCCCCATGAACTCGGCGCAATTCTACCGAAATCCGCAAGAATGTCGCGTCAGTCCATCGAAATAATGGCACTGAGCCATTTAGCCCTTCTCAGCGCCGGGTTACTTCCGGGTCACGCGACAGCCCGCTCTCGGCATTCCATCCACCGCCCAGTGCCGCGATCAATTGAACGCTGGCGATCAACCGGCTCTG
It contains:
- a CDS encoding EAL domain-containing protein, whose amino-acid sequence is MLIGHYTFSLVLVSILVAILASYTALDLAGRISTAKGRAKPLWILGGALSMGIGVWSMHFIGMLAFKLPIDLGFDLALTLLSLLLAVLSSGLALWLVSQERVPLLHVVFGALAMGVGISTMHYTGMAALRMQPGIDYDPALFGASLIIAVTASGAALWIALRLRKETPYIRLMRGGAAVVMGFAIVGMHYTGMAAANFPEGSFCGAAATGLRTDGLDKLVLITTLAVLAITLLTSVLDARLEARTAQLAESLSEANRELTQLALHDTLTGLPNRILLADRIEQAMRKVDSQGGLFALMFMDLDGFKPVNDAFGHHVGDQLLREVALRMRDNFHRHDTLARIGGDEFVLLVELEEVDDATTVASRQVSLVGRPFNVQDHDLQVTVSIGISLYPGNGRTQQELLMNADAAMYHAKSAGKNGYSFFDASMNTNARNQLQLLQDLRIGLREGQFCLHYQPKFAAGSGTPVGAEALVRWNHPEHGLLMPDAFIGLAEKTGLIINLGEWVLNEACRQMRVWYDAGYTDWRIAVNLSALQFCHAGLVRSVATSLAAHGLPANCLTLEITETTAMSDADASMSVLQKLSEMGVDISIDDFGTGYSSLMYLKRLPANELKIDRGFVRDLEHDSDDAAIVSAIVALGQALNLRIVAEGVETSSQQNFLTELGCDSLQGYLLGVPLPADRFMADISAAQNRVSENTV